A genomic segment from Labrus bergylta chromosome 3, fLabBer1.1, whole genome shotgun sequence encodes:
- the LOC109998906 gene encoding apoptosis regulator BAX-like: protein MADGREEEKREGQELMGAVGGEDVIDDPIVDLAAVLLRGYVIERIKAEEPGRHVSPEDLGGRSSEQQDPQVKEMVEQLLKIADELNRNAELQQLINRVPGNCARGIFMKVARNIFADGINWGRVVALFHLAYRLIDKAITSNHEENIKIIFSWFLQVIREQLHTWLVQQGGWVGVILGISRWRTVAIVASVVLVATFVYYRRTR from the exons ATGGCTGACGGacgagaagaggagaagagagaaggcCAGGAGCTAATGGGCGCAGTGGGAGGGGAAG atgtCATTGATGACCCCATCGTGGATCTGGCTGCAGTGCTCCTCAGAGG GTATGTGATTGAACGTATAAAGGCTGAGGAGCCCGGTCGACACGTGTCGCCTGAGGATCTGGGAGGAAGGTCGAGTGAACAACAGGATCCACAAGTCAAAGAAATGGTGGAACAGCTGCTAAAGATCGCTGATGAGCTGAACAGGAACGCCGAGCTCCAACA ACTCATCAACAGGGTTCCAGGCAACTGTGCCCGGGGTATCTTCATGAAGGTGGCCAGAAACATCTTTGCTGATGGCATCAACTGGGGTCGTGTGGTGGCTCTCTTCCATCTGGCCTACAGACTCATCGACAAG gCAATAACCAGCAACCATGAAGAGAACATCAAAATCATCTTCAGCTGGTTTCTTCAGGTcatcagagagcagctccacACCTGGCTCGTACAGCAGGGAGGCTGG GTGGGGGTGATCCTTGGGATTTCTCGTTGGAGGACAGTAGCCATAGTAGCATCAGTAGTATTAGTGGCAACTTTTgtttactacaggagaacacgcTGA